From Leptolyngbya sp. KIOST-1, one genomic window encodes:
- a CDS encoding TrbI/VirB10 family protein translates to MSSLPEPNLEMLRTMMGAPDLAEPLVAEEAFTEPVQSERPLWKLPVPKLVLIGSALVPVFALAGVFIAGSRQGDTPGKTTTTAEPNSTEAQPQTVEAELEEARAEIAALKAQMALEDQSVVQTTTSGEPPRPVTTPAPPSPSSVSAPARSTSQPVASAPPPTISARPASPAVSYPAPTRHLQPATTTTPVTSRPSANPAASAPSAEPDIDPAERWQQLAQVGSYGSLPLPEESAEPASVPEPITQAQFAYATTLPPAPAPVSPPESTTTGEMPEFSTAEPPDLQPIEALDEGSVAAIDDEAPTYPDILAAEEARILQPAPPASLVAGTQSSGSLVTPVILDSTAEGNNLLVVLSEPLVDSQGQVAIPAGGELVVQVEAVSDNGLVQLSATQVIWSDQGQARELMLPQGVIQIRGQGGAPLQAEAYNDIGPGIAVMDAGQFALGSIRRASELYTRPNTRVETGSSTTVVTTENPAPNVLAGVLEGGTDAILDTITERNQRAIEELEQRPRIAYIEAGRPVQVFVNQSMQMPI, encoded by the coding sequence ATGAGTTCCCTCCCAGAACCTAACCTAGAGATGCTGCGCACCATGATGGGCGCACCGGATCTCGCAGAACCGCTGGTGGCCGAAGAGGCTTTCACAGAACCTGTGCAGTCTGAGCGGCCCCTGTGGAAGCTGCCGGTGCCGAAGCTGGTGCTGATTGGTTCAGCCCTGGTGCCCGTCTTTGCCCTGGCGGGTGTTTTCATCGCAGGCAGCCGCCAGGGCGATACGCCCGGTAAAACGACAACTACAGCCGAACCAAATTCAACGGAAGCTCAGCCTCAGACGGTGGAAGCTGAACTGGAAGAAGCCAGAGCAGAGATTGCTGCCCTTAAAGCGCAGATGGCGCTGGAAGATCAGTCGGTAGTGCAGACGACTACTTCAGGTGAACCACCTCGTCCGGTTACGACGCCTGCACCGCCGTCTCCTTCGTCTGTTTCAGCACCAGCCAGGTCAACCTCTCAACCCGTCGCATCAGCCCCACCGCCCACCATTTCAGCAAGACCTGCCTCCCCGGCTGTCAGCTACCCAGCACCGACACGTCACCTGCAACCCGCCACGACAACTACTCCTGTCACCTCTCGCCCATCAGCGAATCCTGCTGCGTCAGCGCCATCGGCTGAACCTGATATTGATCCGGCTGAACGCTGGCAGCAGCTGGCTCAGGTCGGTAGCTACGGGAGTTTGCCTCTGCCCGAGGAATCCGCTGAACCTGCCTCAGTGCCGGAGCCTATCACTCAAGCGCAATTTGCCTATGCCACTACTCTCCCTCCGGCACCCGCTCCCGTCAGTCCGCCAGAATCCACAACGACAGGGGAAATGCCAGAGTTTTCAACGGCTGAACCTCCTGACCTCCAGCCTATAGAAGCATTGGATGAAGGCTCAGTGGCAGCCATTGATGATGAAGCACCCACTTATCCAGACATCCTGGCAGCTGAAGAAGCTCGGATTCTCCAGCCAGCCCCGCCAGCATCTTTAGTAGCAGGAACTCAATCCAGTGGCTCTCTGGTAACACCCGTCATCCTCGATAGCACCGCTGAGGGCAACAATCTATTGGTCGTACTTTCAGAACCGTTAGTCGATAGCCAGGGCCAGGTAGCCATTCCAGCTGGGGGCGAACTGGTCGTACAGGTGGAAGCGGTTTCAGATAACGGGCTGGTGCAGCTCTCTGCCACCCAGGTGATCTGGAGCGACCAGGGCCAGGCTCGCGAACTAATGCTGCCCCAGGGCGTGATCCAGATCCGTGGTCAGGGCGGCGCACCGCTCCAAGCTGAAGCTTATAACGACATTGGCCCCGGCATTGCGGTTATGGACGCTGGACAGTTTGCCCTGGGCTCCATCCGTCGCGCCAGTGAACTCTACACCCGCCCCAATACTCGGGTTGAAACCGGCAGTAGCACGACCGTTGTAACCACAGAAAATCCGGCTCCGAATGTGTTGGCCGGGGTACTGGAAGGGGGCACCGACGCCATCCTCGACACCATTACTGAGCGCAACCAGCGGGCAATTGAGGAGCTGGAGCAGCGACCCCGCATTGCTTACATTGAGGCCGGTCGGCCTGTGCAGGTGTTTGTGAATCAATCAATGCAGATGCCGATTTGA
- a CDS encoding type IV secretory system conjugative DNA transfer family protein, with the protein MTASSQPQRPLDLSILRDTAQPFLDSGMGTLLLGLVVLWVGMSLFGNSTNKNKLATGRFAGKAERRRAKALGRKQQKQKHPAKVPLKAGDLDIPQAQQSIVVAGAPDSGKTYSIIDPAIRSAIAQGFSIVVYDFKGSQLAAHAAWAASQGYQVDVFAPGQPYTGICNPLDFLEDETDALMASQLAAVLQKNTQRDGGYRDNDFFNSAGTNLVEAVMLLAKRTPYPDLLMASKILNLSHLPGRIRQAGESGWIPPWTMESFSQLIASEEADKQIAGIVATAQRTFKTFTGKQLVSSFCGKTTIPLDMTGKRILFLQVDIQKRDAVSPLLAAILHLIVTRNFARPRSEPLVIALDELPTLYLPDLPKWINEFRSYGFVGLLGYQNFAQLQHIYGRDLSRALFAACGTKVFFNPKDRETAQEFSGYLGEKDVRIYTRSRSQGRYGSNSRSEQCQRVPLMTADQILKLDQGECVFINPAYRGGGEASVPLRVRVKVTKQEQKIQERSEALWHSTVQPKLIARCQQQQTLSDLDVENRSRKEMAERLFPVSVNQEKAFSGSFADSDITDEEFDEAYRQ; encoded by the coding sequence ATGACAGCCTCCTCTCAACCCCAACGCCCCCTGGATCTAAGCATTCTGCGGGACACGGCCCAACCTTTCCTGGACTCCGGCATGGGTACCCTGCTGCTTGGCCTGGTAGTGCTGTGGGTGGGGATGAGTCTGTTTGGCAATAGCACCAACAAGAACAAACTGGCGACGGGGCGCTTTGCGGGGAAGGCTGAACGGCGACGGGCGAAGGCTCTGGGGCGTAAGCAGCAGAAGCAGAAGCATCCGGCCAAAGTACCGCTCAAAGCTGGAGATCTCGATATCCCTCAGGCTCAGCAAAGCATTGTGGTGGCGGGAGCCCCGGACTCCGGGAAAACCTACAGCATCATTGATCCGGCGATTCGTTCGGCGATCGCCCAGGGGTTTTCTATAGTGGTCTACGATTTTAAGGGCAGTCAGCTCGCCGCCCATGCCGCTTGGGCTGCCAGTCAAGGCTATCAGGTCGATGTGTTCGCCCCCGGCCAACCCTACACCGGCATCTGCAACCCGCTCGATTTCCTCGAAGATGAAACCGATGCCCTGATGGCATCACAGCTCGCGGCAGTACTGCAAAAGAATACCCAGCGGGACGGTGGCTACCGGGATAACGACTTTTTCAACAGTGCTGGTACCAATCTAGTCGAGGCGGTGATGCTGCTCGCCAAGCGCACGCCCTACCCTGACCTGCTGATGGCGAGCAAAATCTTGAACCTCTCCCACCTGCCGGGACGTATTCGACAGGCCGGGGAGTCGGGATGGATTCCGCCCTGGACGATGGAGAGTTTTAGCCAGCTGATTGCCTCTGAGGAGGCTGATAAGCAAATTGCCGGGATTGTCGCCACCGCCCAGCGCACGTTCAAAACCTTCACGGGCAAGCAGTTGGTCTCCAGCTTCTGTGGCAAGACCACCATTCCGCTCGATATGACGGGAAAGCGGATTCTGTTCTTGCAGGTGGATATCCAGAAACGCGATGCCGTGAGTCCTCTCCTTGCAGCTATCCTCCACCTGATCGTCACCCGCAACTTTGCTCGACCTCGATCTGAACCGTTGGTGATCGCCCTTGATGAGTTGCCGACGCTCTACCTGCCAGATCTGCCCAAGTGGATTAACGAGTTTCGCTCTTACGGGTTTGTGGGGCTGCTGGGCTACCAGAACTTTGCCCAACTCCAGCACATCTACGGGCGCGATCTCTCTAGAGCCCTATTTGCCGCCTGTGGTACCAAGGTGTTCTTCAACCCCAAAGACCGGGAGACGGCCCAGGAGTTCTCGGGCTACCTGGGCGAAAAGGACGTGCGGATTTACACCCGCTCCCGCAGTCAGGGGCGCTATGGCAGCAACAGCCGTTCTGAGCAGTGTCAGCGGGTGCCGCTGATGACGGCGGATCAGATTTTGAAGCTGGATCAGGGGGAATGCGTGTTTATCAATCCCGCCTATCGGGGCGGTGGGGAGGCGTCGGTGCCGCTACGGGTGCGGGTGAAGGTGACTAAGCAGGAGCAGAAAATCCAGGAGCGCAGTGAAGCACTGTGGCACAGCACCGTGCAGCCAAAACTTATTGCCCGTTGTCAACAGCAGCAGACGCTGAGCGATCTGGACGTGGAGAACCGATCGCGTAAGGAAATGGCTGAACGATTGTTTCCAGTATCAGTCAATCAGGAGAAAGCCTTTTCAGGATCATTTGCCGATTCCGATATTACTGACGAAGAGTTTGATGAGGCGTATCGACAATGA
- a CDS encoding strawberry notch C-terminal domain-containing protein, which translates to MNTPLSTGEAVAASADTYDVQPRQVAYVPKSKGFSTQTLIPFNMASAAQQALERFEQQHGNIDEYLATRLGYGSVSELHGYFSAEQVDASALAISNIERGAGFITGDQTGIGKGRICASIMRYAQQQGKIALFITKDKPLYADMMRDVGDIGMQRFSPFITDSGTEIPLANGAALKTAGAAKQQAEMQAMIQRGNLGRYSAVFTTYSQLQTVGKKEPLRRTFLRRMAPNAILILDEAHQAGGSKGGWKEAGLPDRADFVRELIDLSSGVFYSSATYAKRADVMDLYARRTDLRLGVSSMTALENILTRGGVPLQQIVASKFVASGQMLRRERSYEGISFQAKTVPVDRVVADDFSAAMRAIKDFDRAKQKAVKAIGNEAKAEAKALGEDGAIGEVGARSTNFTSLMHNCIEQGLLAQKADATVQEAISALQRDEKPVITVANTMGSFIEDYAESQDLSPGDGMNLSFGDLLERYLERSRDVVVTDYRGHSTRLRLSDDQLGGDAVLAYEEALDCIRESDFSSIPISPIDYIEQQLERSGYRVTEVTGRKSGIEYGSDGTMAYKVRLGEETTAKGKIDAVARFNAGDADVILLNCSGSTGISLHASEKFADQRPRHMIVAQAERDINVFMQMLGRVHRTGQVALPNYTLLMGDLPAEKRPGAILCRKMASLNANTTAARETDISLNTVVDFMNPYGEQVVTELLADDPELNAKLDFPAAQGDSGASDIALIKKVTGRIPLLPIAEQEAVYSLIESEYCDLVDQARAMGENILEADQLDLEARPLARMEVMADDSETTSEFTGPVYLELVEAKSESKPLTQLQAINAVRESVGLAEVTLVEAHDVDALAMQARQQVTATITQLGAETARYRQAAIAQKQDSKAIEKLSDRIEQQLMHVSSILETFVPGTPLRLVTPASKTILYGVVAGADAKKRSGSPAAPNCWKLRILVADSARQITVPLSKFNTGRAGAIDATVQAEDWFGNSVYSLFDRQQEAGRVNRQIFTGNLIKAFEKYSNGKLVNYTDYRGEVCQGLIMPKGFDIESELTKEPVAFKEPQQVFRFITELTNRQGTVKTLDELLLLKPQQAGEGFVLQAPKSKESGGRYYLDEALIAAAGSDFYSVADRMEVVIPPERLERVLGVVMQQRNYTLAAFEFKEVARQLMGVSLPTLEKVEIQEVKPPVVSQPVAPAIANQLRSEPSVEIPVAEAPVTPVVPNLPPVGQLEKRILRFLRNAGIEQEVMTSQEFHLRIENEPFIPLVVERQGDELYLTHYLTQNGDMFIDSEMVFRVRGAGQIEFKETAVQSLRGGESRIPDRAFAQIFSKNIVQQGFAEAAQLQVQAKPEVEGVTPQEPEDERSQMPSDLRQYLAVKEQYPDAIVLVQSPDQRFYEAFFQGARPLIEHLEMIGTSMESGVKELGRVRVAGFPVQSLHKYLDRLPQHGEVVIAEGEGAIAVHPHQPPALTVEKPTQPELEAVVTAPATEEPEFQVQSLFDVEPFRTGHPTGQGPRSGSDPLWQQEPATAVPAHESLPQNPPQPKPLKPAQGPTLQEVADEVRGADLEDVAAHLGLECDRHDKHKWRNGDHIISISGPLFMDWLADAGGRGAIDLVMQVQGVEFKEAVEWLSGRDLSQRPAQVATYAQTQDRGPRMLEVPTANEHRWAGVREYLVEARKLPAVLVDRLNERGLIFADDHQNAVFLRHQLQAQTWSRGEVIGASLRGTWGEENHFHGLAPGSARDQGWFWIGTGQGPVNRVLLVESPIDAMSLAVLDRAQRGPEGVSIYLSTDGSGGVPTEALKTVLRSGGLVAAAFDADVAGETMAWRVAQQVPGIERLTPNQGKDWNEVLVNPEGCGNGWQQSHPELGQLWRWHGAATVLGRPEGYSSRITEVAREVVKGQTLSEKAQAAMARDVSEASNSLVSARSQGSKKSTRCELDR; encoded by the coding sequence ATGAATACTCCTCTTTCAACCGGCGAGGCTGTGGCTGCGTCGGCAGACACTTACGATGTCCAGCCCCGGCAGGTAGCCTACGTGCCCAAGAGCAAAGGCTTTTCGACCCAAACTCTGATTCCCTTCAACATGGCCAGTGCCGCTCAACAGGCGCTGGAGCGATTTGAGCAGCAGCACGGCAACATTGATGAGTACCTGGCTACCCGCCTGGGCTATGGTTCTGTTTCTGAACTCCACGGCTACTTCAGCGCGGAGCAGGTGGATGCTTCGGCCCTAGCGATTAGCAATATCGAGCGGGGGGCGGGCTTTATTACCGGCGACCAGACCGGCATTGGCAAGGGCCGCATCTGTGCCAGCATTATGCGCTACGCCCAGCAGCAGGGGAAGATTGCCCTGTTTATCACCAAGGATAAGCCGCTCTACGCGGACATGATGCGGGATGTGGGTGATATCGGGATGCAGCGGTTTTCGCCCTTCATCACCGATAGCGGTACTGAGATTCCGCTGGCCAATGGCGCGGCACTGAAGACCGCTGGGGCGGCCAAGCAACAGGCGGAAATGCAGGCAATGATTCAGCGGGGGAATCTGGGCCGCTACAGTGCCGTGTTTACCACCTACAGCCAGCTTCAGACCGTGGGGAAGAAGGAACCGCTGCGGCGCACATTCCTGAGGCGGATGGCTCCTAATGCCATTTTGATCCTCGATGAGGCTCACCAGGCGGGAGGCAGTAAAGGGGGATGGAAAGAAGCGGGGCTACCGGATCGGGCGGATTTTGTCCGCGAGTTGATCGACCTGTCCTCGGGGGTGTTTTATTCCTCGGCCACCTATGCCAAACGGGCCGATGTGATGGACTTGTATGCTCGGCGCACCGACCTGCGGTTGGGCGTCAGCAGCATGACGGCGCTGGAGAATATCTTGACCCGTGGTGGGGTGCCGCTTCAGCAGATTGTCGCTAGCAAGTTTGTGGCCTCGGGTCAGATGCTACGGCGGGAGCGCTCCTATGAGGGCATCTCGTTTCAGGCCAAGACCGTGCCGGTGGATCGGGTGGTGGCCGATGACTTCTCGGCGGCGATGCGGGCGATTAAGGATTTTGACCGAGCTAAGCAGAAGGCGGTGAAGGCGATTGGTAATGAGGCGAAGGCGGAGGCAAAAGCCCTGGGTGAAGATGGGGCGATTGGCGAGGTGGGAGCCAGGAGCACCAACTTCACCTCGTTAATGCACAACTGCATTGAGCAGGGTCTGCTGGCCCAAAAGGCGGATGCTACGGTGCAGGAGGCGATCTCGGCCCTTCAGCGGGACGAAAAGCCAGTGATTACGGTGGCCAACACCATGGGCAGCTTCATCGAGGACTACGCGGAGTCCCAAGATTTGAGCCCAGGAGATGGGATGAACTTGTCATTTGGGGATCTGCTGGAGCGGTATCTGGAGCGATCTAGAGACGTGGTGGTGACCGACTACCGGGGTCACTCCACTCGGCTGCGACTCAGCGATGACCAACTGGGCGGCGATGCCGTTCTGGCCTATGAGGAAGCCCTGGACTGTATTCGCGAGTCCGACTTCAGCAGCATTCCTATCAGCCCGATTGACTACATTGAGCAGCAGTTAGAACGATCGGGCTACCGGGTTACTGAAGTTACCGGGCGGAAGTCGGGCATTGAATATGGATCCGATGGCACCATGGCCTACAAAGTGCGGTTGGGGGAGGAAACCACGGCCAAGGGCAAGATTGATGCGGTGGCCCGGTTCAATGCGGGGGATGCGGATGTCATTCTGCTGAACTGCTCGGGCTCGACCGGGATTTCGCTCCATGCCTCGGAGAAATTTGCTGACCAGCGGCCTCGACACATGATTGTGGCTCAGGCGGAGCGGGACATCAATGTGTTCATGCAGATGCTAGGCCGGGTGCATCGCACCGGACAGGTGGCCTTGCCGAACTACACCTTATTGATGGGGGATCTCCCGGCTGAAAAGCGACCGGGGGCAATCCTCTGTCGCAAGATGGCGAGTCTGAATGCCAACACGACGGCGGCACGGGAGACCGATATTTCCCTCAACACTGTGGTGGATTTTATGAACCCCTACGGCGAGCAGGTGGTGACGGAGTTGTTGGCGGATGACCCGGAGCTAAATGCCAAGCTAGATTTCCCCGCTGCCCAGGGGGATAGCGGGGCTTCAGATATTGCCTTGATTAAGAAGGTGACCGGGCGAATTCCCTTGCTACCCATTGCAGAACAAGAAGCGGTTTACAGCCTCATTGAGTCGGAGTACTGCGACCTGGTGGATCAGGCCAGAGCGATGGGGGAAAACATTCTGGAAGCGGATCAGCTGGATTTGGAGGCCAGGCCCCTGGCGCGGATGGAGGTGATGGCCGATGACAGCGAGACGACCAGCGAGTTCACCGGGCCGGTGTATCTGGAGCTGGTGGAGGCCAAAAGTGAGAGTAAGCCCTTGACTCAGCTTCAGGCGATCAATGCGGTGCGGGAGTCGGTGGGGTTGGCGGAGGTGACGTTGGTGGAGGCCCACGACGTTGATGCTTTGGCCATGCAAGCACGACAGCAGGTGACAGCGACAATTACCCAGTTAGGGGCAGAAACAGCTCGGTATCGACAGGCGGCGATCGCCCAAAAGCAAGACAGCAAGGCGATTGAAAAACTCAGCGATCGCATCGAACAGCAGTTGATGCATGTCTCCAGCATCCTGGAAACTTTCGTACCGGGGACACCGCTGCGGTTGGTGACACCGGCCAGCAAAACCATTCTCTATGGCGTGGTGGCGGGGGCGGATGCCAAAAAGCGATCCGGAAGTCCAGCGGCACCCAATTGCTGGAAGCTTAGAATTCTTGTCGCAGATTCGGCGCGGCAGATTACGGTGCCCTTGTCAAAGTTCAACACGGGGCGGGCGGGGGCGATCGATGCCACGGTTCAAGCCGAAGACTGGTTTGGCAATAGCGTCTACTCGCTGTTCGATAGGCAGCAGGAGGCGGGTCGGGTCAATCGGCAAATCTTTACCGGCAATCTGATCAAGGCCTTTGAGAAATACTCCAACGGCAAGTTGGTGAACTACACCGACTACCGGGGTGAGGTATGCCAGGGGCTGATCATGCCCAAGGGCTTTGATATTGAATCGGAGCTGACGAAGGAGCCGGTGGCCTTTAAGGAGCCCCAGCAGGTGTTCCGGTTCATCACAGAATTGACTAACCGACAGGGGACGGTGAAGACTCTGGATGAGCTGTTGCTGCTGAAGCCCCAGCAGGCAGGGGAGGGGTTCGTCCTGCAAGCGCCCAAATCTAAGGAGTCGGGTGGGCGGTACTACCTGGATGAAGCGTTGATTGCGGCGGCGGGGTCGGATTTTTATTCGGTGGCCGATCGCATGGAAGTCGTCATTCCCCCAGAACGACTGGAGCGGGTGCTGGGAGTGGTAATGCAGCAACGGAACTACACGCTAGCGGCGTTTGAGTTTAAGGAGGTGGCGCGGCAGTTGATGGGGGTGTCACTGCCCACGCTGGAAAAGGTGGAGATCCAGGAGGTAAAGCCCCCTGTTGTTTCTCAGCCGGTTGCGCCTGCGATCGCAAATCAACTCAGGTCAGAACCATCGGTAGAAATACCCGTGGCTGAAGCTCCAGTGACCCCAGTTGTTCCCAATCTGCCCCCAGTGGGCCAGCTGGAGAAGCGAATTCTTCGCTTTTTGAGGAATGCGGGGATTGAGCAGGAGGTCATGACGTCCCAGGAGTTTCACTTACGGATCGAGAATGAGCCCTTCATTCCGCTGGTGGTGGAGCGGCAGGGGGATGAGCTGTATCTGACCCACTACCTGACCCAGAACGGGGATATGTTCATCGACTCGGAGATGGTGTTTCGGGTGCGGGGTGCGGGGCAGATCGAGTTTAAGGAGACGGCGGTACAGAGTTTGCGGGGTGGGGAGTCGCGGATTCCAGACCGTGCCTTCGCCCAGATTTTCTCCAAGAACATCGTGCAGCAGGGGTTTGCGGAAGCCGCCCAGCTTCAGGTACAGGCGAAGCCTGAAGTGGAGGGAGTGACCCCGCAGGAGCCAGAGGATGAGCGATCGCAGATGCCCAGCGACTTGCGGCAGTATCTGGCGGTAAAAGAGCAGTATCCCGATGCGATCGTGCTGGTGCAGTCGCCAGATCAGCGGTTCTATGAGGCGTTCTTTCAAGGGGCTCGGCCTTTGATCGAGCATCTGGAGATGATTGGCACCAGCATGGAGTCTGGGGTGAAGGAACTCGGACGAGTACGAGTGGCAGGGTTCCCGGTGCAGAGTTTGCACAAGTACTTGGATAGGCTGCCCCAACACGGGGAGGTGGTGATTGCGGAGGGGGAGGGTGCGATTGCTGTACATCCCCATCAACCGCCAGCCCTTACTGTGGAAAAACCAACGCAGCCTGAACTCGAAGCTGTGGTTACTGCTCCAGCCACTGAAGAGCCGGAGTTTCAGGTGCAGAGCTTGTTTGATGTGGAGCCGTTTCGGACAGGGCACCCCACTGGCCAAGGGCCGCGATCTGGCTCCGATCCGCTGTGGCAGCAGGAGCCAGCGACGGCGGTGCCCGCGCATGAATCATTACCTCAAAATCCACCCCAGCCCAAACCCCTGAAGCCTGCCCAAGGGCCAACGCTGCAAGAAGTTGCCGATGAGGTGCGGGGGGCGGATTTAGAGGATGTGGCGGCGCATTTGGGGCTGGAATGCGATCGCCACGACAAGCACAAATGGCGCAATGGCGACCACATCATCAGCATCAGCGGGCCACTGTTTATGGACTGGCTGGCCGATGCCGGGGGGCGGGGTGCCATTGACTTGGTGATGCAGGTGCAGGGGGTAGAGTTTAAGGAAGCGGTGGAGTGGTTGTCAGGACGAGATTTGTCCCAGCGTCCTGCGCAAGTAGCGACCTATGCCCAAACTCAAGACCGAGGACCCCGGATGTTGGAGGTGCCCACCGCGAACGAACATCGCTGGGCGGGGGTGCGTGAGTATCTGGTGGAAGCCCGCAAGCTACCAGCGGTGCTGGTGGATCGTCTCAATGAACGGGGTTTGATTTTTGCCGATGACCATCAAAATGCCGTATTTTTGCGCCACCAGTTGCAGGCTCAAACGTGGAGTCGGGGTGAGGTAATTGGGGCCAGTTTGAGAGGCACGTGGGGCGAGGAGAACCATTTCCATGGGTTAGCGCCAGGCTCGGCTAGAGACCAGGGATGGTTTTGGATTGGCACAGGGCAGGGGCCGGTGAACCGGGTGCTGCTGGTGGAGTCGCCGATTGATGCGATGTCGCTGGCGGTGCTGGATCGGGCACAGCGGGGGCCGGAGGGGGTGTCAATTTACCTCTCGACGGACGGTTCTGGAGGGGTACCAACTGAAGCGTTGAAGACGGTGCTGCGGAGTGGAGGGCTGGTGGCGGCGGCTTTTGATGCGGATGTGGCAGGGGAGACCATGGCCTGGCGGGTGGCGCAGCAGGTGCCGGGGATAGAGCGGTTGACGCCGAACCAGGGGAAGGACTGGAATGAGGTGTTGGTCAATCCGGAGGGGTGCGGCAATGGGTGGCAGCAAAGTCACCCGGAATTGGGGCAACTCTGGCGATGGCATGGGGCAGCAACTGTTCTGGGGAGACCCGAGGGATATTCGAGCCGAATTACAGAGGTCGCCAGGGAAGTAGTTAAGGGACAGACTTTGTCCGAGAAGGCTCAAGCGGCTATGGCAAGAGATGTAAGTGAGGCATCAAACAGCCTTGTTTCTGCCCGTTCTCAGGGTTCAAAAAAGTCAACTCGGTGTGAACTAGACAGATGA
- a CDS encoding multicopper oxidase family protein: MQSSAPGPALAQAPVHSSEDGLLSFDLVAEAQRVKLGNRNANLLTYNGQVPGPRLETKPGDTVQIRFANQLNQPTNLHYHGLHIPPTGTGDNVFLEIPPGEHHTYEFQIPQNHPAGTFWYHPHYHGLVAEQLFGGLAGLFVVRGELDEISEIQAAQEAFIVLKDFALDRSGNIPDPGHMAQMTGRIGDLLTANGQFNPSLEVAQGGLLRLRLLNASTSRFFWLSLEEHPFYLIATDGGAIAAPVELNDLVLAPGERVEVLIRADREPGQYRLLNQPFNPAQGMMGGSMMGGSQSRNSTETVATLTYSGTTNALPLPNQLIAVEPLPEPQTTRQFTLNHGMGMGMVFLINGKAFEHDRIDTQVRLNTVEDWEIINTGTMAHPFHVHINKFQVLSRNGQPAPYAAWKDVVSVSPGESVRIRIPFRDYTGKTVYHCHVLDHEDRGMMGVLDIQSNS, translated from the coding sequence TTGCAATCCTCCGCACCAGGTCCAGCGTTAGCTCAAGCTCCAGTACACAGCAGCGAAGACGGATTGCTCAGCTTTGACCTGGTGGCTGAGGCCCAACGGGTGAAGCTGGGTAACCGCAACGCCAATTTGCTGACCTATAACGGCCAAGTTCCCGGACCGCGTCTGGAGACCAAGCCCGGCGACACGGTGCAAATCCGCTTCGCCAATCAGCTAAACCAGCCCACCAACCTCCATTACCACGGGCTCCACATTCCACCAACGGGAACAGGGGATAACGTCTTTCTCGAAATTCCGCCCGGCGAACATCATACCTACGAATTCCAGATTCCTCAAAACCATCCGGCAGGTACCTTCTGGTATCACCCCCACTATCACGGACTGGTGGCAGAGCAGCTTTTTGGTGGGCTGGCTGGACTATTTGTGGTGCGCGGCGAACTGGATGAGATTTCCGAAATTCAGGCAGCGCAGGAAGCATTCATCGTTCTCAAAGACTTTGCCCTCGATCGCAGCGGCAACATTCCCGACCCTGGCCACATGGCCCAGATGACGGGACGCATTGGCGATCTCCTGACGGCCAACGGTCAGTTCAACCCATCACTTGAAGTCGCCCAAGGCGGACTGCTACGGCTGCGGCTGCTGAATGCATCAACGTCTCGGTTTTTCTGGCTGTCGCTAGAGGAGCATCCCTTTTATCTGATTGCCACAGATGGGGGCGCGATTGCCGCTCCCGTCGAACTCAATGACCTGGTGCTGGCCCCTGGTGAACGGGTCGAAGTTCTCATTAGAGCTGACCGCGAACCCGGACAATATCGCCTGCTCAACCAGCCTTTCAACCCGGCCCAGGGCATGATGGGCGGCAGCATGATGGGGGGGTCTCAAAGTCGCAACTCGACCGAAACCGTGGCGACCCTGACCTACAGTGGCACTACCAATGCGCTGCCGTTGCCCAATCAACTCATCGCCGTTGAGCCGCTGCCCGAACCTCAAACCACTCGCCAGTTCACTCTTAACCACGGTATGGGCATGGGCATGGTGTTTTTGATCAATGGCAAAGCTTTTGAGCATGACCGTATCGACACCCAGGTACGGCTCAATACCGTGGAAGATTGGGAAATTATCAATACCGGCACCATGGCCCATCCATTTCACGTTCACATCAACAAGTTTCAGGTGCTCAGCCGCAATGGTCAGCCTGCGCCCTATGCCGCGTGGAAAGATGTGGTGTCGGTCAGTCCCGGCGAGAGCGTGCGTATTCGCATACCCTTCCGCGACTATACCGGTAAAACCGTCTACCACTGCCACGTCCTCGATCACGAAGACCGGGGCATGATGGGGGTTTTAGACATCCAGTCAAATTCGTAA
- a CDS encoding four-helix bundle copper-binding protein has translation MLLNHEQYQSSFDKAMACVVECEHCAEACMGKPEMVKCARMCLDTGESCRTLATFMVRGSYFIAPLAKACAEICETCAQECEKHDMDHCKKCARSCREAAEAYRKIAKAAMATA, from the coding sequence ATGCTTCTTAACCACGAACAGTATCAATCTAGCTTTGATAAAGCAATGGCCTGTGTGGTGGAATGTGAGCACTGTGCCGAAGCCTGTATGGGCAAACCGGAAATGGTGAAGTGTGCCCGCATGTGCCTAGATACGGGAGAAAGCTGTCGCACGCTGGCAACCTTCATGGTGCGAGGGTCTTACTTTATTGCGCCGCTGGCTAAGGCCTGTGCCGAAATTTGCGAAACCTGTGCTCAAGAGTGCGAAAAGCACGATATGGATCACTGTAAAAAATGTGCCCGCTCCTGTCGTGAGGCTGCAGAAGCCTATCGCAAGATTGCGAAGGCAGCGATGGCAACGGCCTAA